GTTGCTCAGGTGAAATTCGTTCACACGGTTGCTGCTGGCTATGTCACCGCTTCCATGTTCGTGATCGGCATTTCTGCCTGGTACATCCTCAAAGGCCGCGATCTGGCCTTCGCCAAACGCTCATTTGCAGTTGCGGCGGGCTTTGGTCTTGCCGCTTCGCTGTCTGTTATCGTGCTGGGTGATGAATCAGGTTACGAGCTCGGCGATGTGCAGAAAGTCAAGCTGGCTGCAATCGAAGCTGAATATCACACCGAAGAAGCGCCAGCTGCCTTCAACGTGATCGGCTGGCCAAATGACGATGAAATGAAGGTCGACTATAGCATTCAGATTCCATGGGTTATGGGTCTTATCGCTACCCGCTCCTTCGACAAACAGGTCATTGGTATCGCGGATCTGAAAAAACAGCATGAAACCCGTATTCGTTCTGGCATGATCGCGTATGATTATCTGACCAAACTGCGCGCAGGCGACAAATCTGAAGAAACCAAAGCTGCCTTCAACGAGCATAAGGCAGACCTTGGCTATGGCCTTCTTCTCAAGCGCTACACAGACAATCCGATGGAAGCGACCGACGAGATGATCACGGCTGCTGTGGATGATTCCATTCCACATGTTCCGTATCTCTTCTGGAGTTTCCGCATCATGGTCGGCTTTGGCTTTGCCATGCTCGCCCTGTTCGGCCTTTCCTTCTACTACAACGCAAAACGGCAAATCGAAGACAAACGCTGGCTGCTGAAGCTTTTGGTCATCTGCATTCCGCTGCCTTGGCTCTCTTGCGAGTTGGGTTGGTTCGTTGCTGAATATGGCCGTCAGCCATGGGCAATCGGTGAGGTTCTGCCGACCTTCCTGGCCGCTTCAAGCCTGACGATCGCAGACCTGATCTTCTCGCTTACCGGCTTCCTTGCCTTCTACACCTTCCTGTTGGTCATCGAAATGTGGCTGATGTTCAAGTTTGCACGTCTGGGGCCGAG
This window of the uncultured Cohaesibacter sp. genome carries:
- a CDS encoding cytochrome ubiquinol oxidase subunit I codes for the protein MEPIYGDLFVNLSRWQFAATALYHFLFVPLTLGITWMLVIMEAVYVMTGKEVYKDMTKFWGKLFGINFALGVTTGLTMEFQFGTNWSYYSHYVGDVFGAPLAIEGLMAFFLESTFVGLFFLGWDKLSKRQHLAVTFFTALGSNLSALWILVANGWMQNPTGSEFSAETMRMEMTNFAEVVLNPVAQVKFVHTVAAGYVTASMFVIGISAWYILKGRDLAFAKRSFAVAAGFGLAASLSVIVLGDESGYELGDVQKVKLAAIEAEYHTEEAPAAFNVIGWPNDDEMKVDYSIQIPWVMGLIATRSFDKQVIGIADLKKQHETRIRSGMIAYDYLTKLRAGDKSEETKAAFNEHKADLGYGLLLKRYTDNPMEATDEMITAAVDDSIPHVPYLFWSFRIMVGFGFAMLALFGLSFYYNAKRQIEDKRWLLKLLVICIPLPWLSCELGWFVAEYGRQPWAIGEVLPTFLAASSLTIADLIFSLTGFLAFYTFLLVIEMWLMFKFARLGPSSLHTGRYHHEQSKPSSLAPAE